The genomic interval ATGACATGGACGCCCGTGTGGCATTGTGGGCTGAACAGCACCGGGTCATGGTGGAGCGCTGGCGCGCCATGCTGGACGACCTGCGCAACGCCACCGGTACCGACTATGCGATGTACGCGGTGGCCAACCGCGAGCTGGTCGACCTGGCCATGAGCGGGCAGGCGGCGGTGGTACCGTCCTGAGCCTTATGGTGCGGTAAAACAAAGCCCCGGCAGTGATGCCGGGGCTTTTCTTTTGTCTGTACCGGCCTCTTCGCGGGGCAAGCCCCCTCCCATAGGTGCCCCACTGCCTTCAAGTTCAGTGCAGCAGCTGTGGGAGCGGGCTTGCCCCGCGAAGAGGCCGGTAGAGGCTTACTTGAACCGCCGCTCCACCCCTTTTTCCACCAGGATCTTGGCGGAAATCTCTTCCACTGAAAAATGCGTGGAATTGATGTTGGGAATGTTCTCCCGGCGGAACAGGCTCTCTACCTCGCGCACTTCGAACTCGCACTGGGCAAAGCTGGAATAGCGGCTGTTGGGCTTGCGTTCGTGACGGATGGCGGTGAGGCGGTCGGGGTCGATGGTCAGGCCGAACAGCTTGCTGTGGTGCTTTTTCAGCACCGCTGGCAGTTGCAGGCGCTCCATGTCGTCTTCGGTCAGCGGGTAGTTGGCCGCGCGGATGCCGAATTGCATCGCCATGTACAGGCAGGTAGGGGTTTTGCCGCAGCGGGACACACCCACCAGAATCAGGTCGGCCTTGTCGTAGTAATGGGTGCGCGCGCCGTCGTCGTTATCCAGGGCGAAATTCACCGCCTCGATGCGTTCCATGTAGTTGGAGTTGCCGCCAATCGAGTGCGATTTGCCCACGGAATACGACGAATGGGCGGTCAATTCCTGTTCAAGGGGGGATAAAAACGAAGAAAAGATGTCGATCATGAAGCCGTTCGAGGTCGCCAGGATCTCACGGATGTCCTGGTTGACGATCGTGTCGAAGATGATCGGGCGTACCCCGTCACGTTCGGCCGCCGCGTTGATTTGCTGGACCATGGTGCGTGCTTTGTCGGGCGAATCAATGTACGGACGGGTGAATTTGTTGAACGGAATGCTCTCGAATTGCGCCAGCAAACTCTGGCCCAGGGTTTCGGCAGTGATACCGGTGCCGTCGGAGATGAAGAACGCGGTTCGTTTCATTTGCGATCTGGGCCTTAAGCTGATGACGTTTCTTGGATATGATAAGTTCGGTTTGCCGAATGCGGCTGTCGGCATTCTCACTTATTTTCCAGGTACAGGCCACAAACGCCCGGCCAAGTCACCGAAGACAGGCGGGCGCCTCTTTGAGCTTTTCCAACACAGTTAGTGGAGAGATCACCTTGGTAGAGTACGTAGTTTCCCTCGATAAGCTCGGCGTCCATGATGTAGAGCATGTGGGGGGCAAGAACGCATCCCTGGGCGAGATGATCAGCAACCTTGCCGGTGCTGGTGTATCTGTGCCGGGCGGCTTTGCCACTACGGCGCAGGCGTACCGCGATTTTCTCGAACAGAGTGGTCTGAACGACAAGATTCATGCGGCGCTCGATGCGCTTGACGTGGATGACATCAACGCCCTGACCAAGACCGGCGCGCAGATCCGCCAATGGGTCATGGAAGCCGAATTCCCGGCACGTCTGGATTCGGAAATCCGAACCGCCTTCGCCGAAATGGCTGCCGGCAACGACAACATGGCGGTGGCCGTGCGTTCCTCGGCCACTGCCGAAGACCTGCCGGATGCTTCGTTCGCCGGCCAGCAGGAAACCTTCCTCAACATCCGCGGCGTTGATAACGTGATCCGCGCGGCCAAGGAAGTGTTCGCTTCGCTGTTCAACGACCGCGCCATCGCCTACCGCGTGCACCAGGGCTTCGACCACAAGCTGGTCGCCCTGTCTGCCGGCGTGCAGCGCATGGTCCGCTCCGAAACCGGCACCGCCGGTGTCATGTTCACCCTCGACACCGAGTCGGGTTTCCGCGACGTAGTGTTCATCACTGGCGCCTATGGCCTGGGCGAAACCGTGGTGCAGGGCGCGGTCAACCCTGACGAGTTCTACGTGCACAAGAACACCTTGCAGGCTGGCCGCCCGGCCATTCTGCGTCGCAACCTGGGCAGCAAGGCGATCAAGATGGTCTATGGCGAAGAAGCCAAGGCCGGCCGCTCGGTCAAGACCGTCGAAGTCGACCGTGCCGAGCGCGCGCGCTTCTGCCTGACCGATGCCGAGGTCAGCGAGCTGGCCAAGCAGGCCATGATCATCGAGCAGCACTACCAGCGCCCGATGGACATCGAGTGGGCCAAAGACGGTGACGACGGCAAGCTGTACATCGTGCAGGCACGCCCGGAAACAGTGAAAAGCCGTTCCAGCGCCAATGTCATGGAACGCTACCTGTTGAAAGAAAAGGGCACCGTGCTGGTCGAAGGCCGCGCCATCGGCCAGCGCATCGGCGCCGGCAAGGTTCGTGTGATCAACGACGTATCGGAAATGGACAAGGTCCAGCCGGGCGACGTGCTGGTTTCCGACATGACCGACCCGGACTGGGAACCGGTGATGAAGCGCGCCAGTGCCATCGTTACCAACCGCGGCGGCCGCACCTGCCACGCGGCGATCATCGCCCGTGAACTGGGTATTCCGGCCGTAGTCGGTTGCGGCAACGCCACCCAGGTGCTCAAAGACGGCCAGGGTGTGACGGTGTCCTGCGCCGAAGGCGACACCGGCTTCATCTTCGAAGGCGAGCTGGGCTTCGACATCAAGCAGAACTCGGTCGATGCCATGCCGGAGCTGCCGTTCAAGATCATGATGAACGTCGGCAACCCGGACCGTGCGTTCGACTTTGCCCAGTTGCCCAACGCCGGTGTCGGCCTGGCGCGGCTGGAGTTCATCATCAACCGCATGATCGGCGTGCACCCCAAGGCGCTGCTCAATTATGCGGGCCTGCCGCCGGAGCTCAAGGAAAGCGTCGACAAACGCATTGCCGGCTACAACGACCCGGTCGGCTTCTACGTCGAGAAACTGGTCGAAGGCATCAGCACCTTGGCTGCAGCGTTCTACCCGAAAAAGGTCATCGTGCGCCTGTCGGACTTCAAGTCCAACGAGTACGCCAACCTGATCGGAGGCAAGCTGTACGAGCCAGAAGAAGAAAACCCGATGCTGGGCTTCCGCGGTGCTTCGCGTTACATCAGCGAATCGTTCCGTGACTGCTTCGAGCTCGAGTGCCGTGCGCTGAAGCGTGTACGCAACGAGATGGGCCTGACCAACGTCGAGATCATGGTGCCGTTCGTGCGGACCCTGGGCGAAGCCAGCCAGGTCGTCGACCTGCTCGCCGAAAACGGCCTGGCCCGCGGTGACAACGGCCTGCGCGTGATCATGATGTGCGAACTGCCGTCCAACGCCATTCTGGCTGAAGAGTTCCTTGAGTACTTCGACGGCTTCTCGATCGGCTCCAACGACCTGACCCAGCTGACCCTGGGCCTGGACCGGGACTCGGGCATCATTGCCCACCTGTTCGACGAGCGTAACCCTGCGGTGAAGAAGCTGCTGGCCAACGCCATTGCCGCGTGCAACAAGGCCGGCAAGTACATCGGCATTTGCGGTCAGGGCCCATCGGACCACCCGGACCTGGCCAAGTGGCTGATGGAGCAGGGCATCGAAAGCGTGTCGCTGAACCCGGACTCGGTGCTCGAGACCTGGTTCTTCCTGGCCGAAGGCCAGGGCGCGGCCTGACGCAGTAAAACGCGGGGGGACGTCTGGCGTGCCCCCGCCTGGTTTTTTCCAGGGCGTGTTCCAGTAATGGTTCCCGCCCTTTTTTGTGCACCAAGCAACCTTATGCAAAGCAGCAGCACTCTATTTCCCGTGGCCCTGCTCAGTGCCGAGCGGCGCGGCGACCTCAGCGAAGACGTGTACCGGATCAAGGCTGGCAACAGCCCCGACCCTAGCGTCGAGCTTGCCCTCACCCGTCTGGGGCTTGCCGATCAGGGGCAGGCCTTTGGCGTGCCGGTCATTCTCCTGCACGGCAGTTTTTCCAATCGGCGTTTCTGGTATTCGCCCAAAGGGGTTGGCCTGGGCGCCTATCTCGCCCGTGCCGGTTTCGATGTGTGGATCCCGGAAATGCGCGGCCATGGCCTGTCGCCGCGTAACCGCGCCTGGCAGCACAACACTGTTGCCGCCTATGCCCGTGATGACCTGCCACTGATTGCTGCGTTCGTGCGCGAGCAGTCGGGCCAGGCGCCGCACTGGGTAGGCCACTCCCTCGGCGGCACGACCCTGGCGGCAGCCTTGGGCGGTGGTTTTCTGGCTGCCGGGCAGGTGGCCAGCGTGGCACTGTTCGGTACCCAGATCAGCCGCGTCTATTGGCCGCTGAAAGTGCCACCGCTGGCCTGGGGCGCGAAGCTGTTGCTCAAGCGCTGGGGGCAGATCTCCGGGCCGCGCTTCAAGCGTGGGCCGGAGGATGAGCCGATCGGTCTGGCGCTGGAGAGCATGCGCTGGCACGGCCTGTTCGGGCGCTTTGGCGACAAGCAGAGCGACTGGTGGGCGGGGCTGGCAGAGGTGGATGTGCCGCTGCTGGCGGTGGCTGGCGCGGGGGACTTCCAAGACCCGGTGTGGGCCTGCCGCAAGCTGTTCGAGCAACTGGGGGGTGAGCGCAAGCAGTTCCTGCGGCTTGGGCGTGAGGAAGGCTTCGACGCCTTCGGGCATGTCGACATGCTGGTGAGCAAGGCTGCGCAGGTGCAGGTGTGGCCGCTGGTGGAACGCTGGTTGCGTAACCCGCTGTTGCCGGTGCACGAGTCCATTGTGGCTGTAGAGCCTTTGCCAGCCAGCTGACCTTGTTTTGTCTGTACCGGCCTCTTCGCGGGTGAACCCGCTCCCACTGGGATTACACAGCACTGAAGTCTTGTGATATCCCTGTGGGAGCGGGTTCACCCGCGAAGAGGCCCGCACAGGCTGAAGATGACCGTTTGGTCCTTGGTGACTACGACAGCCTCCAAGGTGTAGCCTTGGCCGATACCCGCTTTCGTTGTGACTGACAGGAGCCTCCCCATGCAGCATTACGTAACGCCCGACCTGTGTGACGCCTACCCGGACCTGGTGCAGGTGCTGGAACCGATGTTCAGCAATTTTGGCGGCCGTGATTCGTTCGGCGGCCAGATCGTGACCATCAAGTGCTTCGAAGACAACTCGCTGGTCAAGGAGCAGGTCGAACTCGACGGCAAGGGCAAGGTGCTGGTGGTCGATGGCGGTGGCTCGCTGCGCCGTGCGCTGCTTGGCGACATGCTTGCCGACAAGGCCGCCAAGAACGGTTGGGAAGGCCTGGTGATCTATGGCTGCGTGCGTGACGTAGACGTATTGATCCAGACCGATGTCGGCGTACAGGCCCTGGCCAGCCACCCGATGAAAACCGACAAGCGCGGCATCGGCGACCTCAACGTGGTGGTGACTTTCGCCGGGGTAACCTTCCGCCCGGGCGAATATGTGTATGCCGACAACAATGGCGTGCTGGTCTCGCCAAGCCCGCTGAAGATGCCGGAGTGATGCGCCGCACGCGCTGATGGAGCTTTGATGTTCGAGGAAGACAACGCGCAGTGGGGGCTGGTCCATGCCCTGGTGCTCGATGGTAAAGGTAGCGCCCGCCCGATTGCCCGTACCGAACTGGACGACTTGCAGCTGCAACCTGAGCAGAGCCTGTGGCTGCACTGGGATCGCAGCCATCCACAAACCCGCACCTGGCTGCTGCATGACAGCGGCCTGAGCGAGTTTGCCTGCGAGCTGCTGCTGGAAGAAAACACCCGGCCGCGCCTGCTGCCCATGGCTGACGAACAGCTGTTGCTGTTTTTGCGCGGGGTTAACCTCAACCCGGGCGCAGAACCCGAAGACATGGTCTCGGTGCGTATCTTCGCCCAGGCGCAGCGGGTCATATCGTTGCGCTTGCGCCCATTGCGCGCCAGTGACGAGATTCTTCAGTTGCTGGAGCAGGGCAGGGGGCCGAAGTCGGCTTCCGAACTGCTGCTGCTGATGGGCGAGCTGCTGACCGAAAAGGTCCAGGGCCTGGTCAGCGACCTCTCCGAACTGGTCGACCTGGAAGAAGAAAAGGTCGAAGCCGACGAACGGTACACCCCGGAGAACGGCAGCCTGCAGCAGATCCGCCGTCGTGCAGCGGGCCTGAGGCGTTTTTTGGCACCGCAGCGGGAAATCTATGCCCAGCTGTCGCGCAGCAAATGGGGCTGGTTTGCCGATGCCGATGCCGATTACTGGAACGAGCTGAACAACAGCCTGATCCGCTACCTCGAAGAGCTTGAGCTGACCCGCGAGCGCGCTGCGCTGGTGCTGGAGAGCGAAGATCGCCGGCGCAGCGAGCGGATGAACCGCACCATGTACCGCTTTGGCATCATCACTTGCATCTTCCTGCCCATGAGCTTCATCACCGGGTTGCTGGGCATCAATGTCGGCGGCATCCCGGGGGCGGAAAACCCCTATGGCTTCCTGTTCGCCTGCCTCGTCGTGCTGGGGCTGGCGGTGGGGCAGTGGTGGATGTTCCGGCGGTTGCGATGGGTCTAGGTGTTCATTTTGAAACATTCGTGCCAATCGGATGTGTGACCCATTGCCCGGCCATCTCGTCTCTTGCTGACACTGCGCGAGGTGCACATGCACGATCCGTTTGAAGAATCCCTGCGTGACCTGCTCAAGGCGTCACCCTCCGGCAATGACCGGGATGACCTGGACGACGCTGCTTGCCTGGGTCGCGTGCTTAAAACTGCCAACCGTCAGGTTGGCGCGGGTGATCTGTTCAGCCTGCTTGGCCGCTGGAGCCAGGCGCTGCTGATTGCCGTCAATAATGGCTCGGCGCATGTCGCGCCGGTGCGTCGACACTCTTCCCGCAACGCTGCCAGCGGCAGCAAAGCAGATAAGGCCGATTGAATATGGAACTCGATCTCTGGACCCAGAGCCTGGTCACCGCGATGACCGCCCTTTGGACCAAGGTAGCGAACTTCATCCCCAACCTGTTCGGCGCGCTGGTCGTGGTGCTGCTCGGTTTCGTGGTGGCCAAGCTGCTCGACACGCTGCTGTCCAAGCTGCTGGCCAAGCTTGGCCTGGACCGCCTGATGGCCGGCACCGGCCTGACCAAGATGCTCGGCCGGGTCGGCATCCAGGTACCGATCTCTACCTTGATCGGCAAGATTGTCTACTGGTTCGTGCTGCTCATCTTCCTCGTCTCGGCCGCTGAATCGCTAGGCCTGGAGCGGGTTTCGGCCACCCTGGACATGCTCGCCCTGTATTTGCCGAAAGTATTCGGCGCGGCCTTGGTGTTGCTGGTCGGCGTGCTGCTGGCACAGGTGGCCAACGGCCTGGTGCGCGGCGCCGCCGAAGGTATCGGCCTGGAGTACTCGGCGGGCCTTGGGCGTATCACCCAGGGCTTGGTGATCATCATCAGCATCTCGGTGGCCATCAGCCAGCTGGAGGTGAAAACCGACCTGCTGAACCACGTGATCGTCATCGGGCTGATTACCGTTGGTCTGGCGGTAGCCTTGGCCATGGGCCTTGGCAGCCGTGAAATTGCCGGGCAGATTCTGGCCGGAATTTACGTGCGCGAGCTGTACCAGGTCGGCCAGCAGGTGCGAATTGGAGAGGTCGAAGGGCATATTGAAGAAATCGGCACGGTCAAGACTACGTTGCTGACCGATGATGGCGAACTGGTGTCGCTGTCCAATCGAGAGTTGCTCGAGCAGCGCGTCAATAGTCGCTAACCGCACAAAAGCTGTTAATGTATGCCGCCGCGAAATTCGACCCACGGGGTCGCGCGGCGACATTGACCTGACTGTCGGCCAGATCCGTTTTGAATAAAGTTCATTCGCCGCCCATGCGTTATGACCCCCGCGAGCTCACCGACGAAGAGTTGGTGGCGCGTTCGCATGAGGAGCTGTACCACGTTACCCGCGCCTATGAGGAGCTCATGCGGCGCTATCAGCGAACCCTGTTCAACGTCTGTGCGCGTTATTTGGGGAACGACCGTGACGCGGACGATGTCTGTCAGGAAGTGATGCTCAAGGTGCTGTACGGGCTGAAGAACTTCGAAGGCAAATCCAAGTTCAAGACCTGGCTCTACAGCATCACCTACAACGAGTGCATTACCCAGTACCGCAAGGAGCGCCGTAAACGCCGGCTGATGGATGCCTTGAGCCTGGACCCTGTTGAAGAGGCGTCCGAAGACAAGGCACCGAAACCGGAAGAAAAAGGCGGGCTGGACAAGTGGCTGGTGCATGTGAACCCGATTGACCGGGAGATTTTGGTGCTGCGTTTTGTCGCAGAGCTGGAATTTCAGGAAATTGCAGACATCATGCACATGGGCCTGAGCGCGACGAAAAT from Pseudomonas fortuita carries:
- the ppsR gene encoding posphoenolpyruvate synthetase regulatory kinase/phosphorylase PpsR is translated as MKRTAFFISDGTGITAETLGQSLLAQFESIPFNKFTRPYIDSPDKARTMVQQINAAAERDGVRPIIFDTIVNQDIREILATSNGFMIDIFSSFLSPLEQELTAHSSYSVGKSHSIGGNSNYMERIEAVNFALDNDDGARTHYYDKADLILVGVSRCGKTPTCLYMAMQFGIRAANYPLTEDDMERLQLPAVLKKHHSKLFGLTIDPDRLTAIRHERKPNSRYSSFAQCEFEVREVESLFRRENIPNINSTHFSVEEISAKILVEKGVERRFK
- the ppsA gene encoding phosphoenolpyruvate synthase, which translates into the protein MVEYVVSLDKLGVHDVEHVGGKNASLGEMISNLAGAGVSVPGGFATTAQAYRDFLEQSGLNDKIHAALDALDVDDINALTKTGAQIRQWVMEAEFPARLDSEIRTAFAEMAAGNDNMAVAVRSSATAEDLPDASFAGQQETFLNIRGVDNVIRAAKEVFASLFNDRAIAYRVHQGFDHKLVALSAGVQRMVRSETGTAGVMFTLDTESGFRDVVFITGAYGLGETVVQGAVNPDEFYVHKNTLQAGRPAILRRNLGSKAIKMVYGEEAKAGRSVKTVEVDRAERARFCLTDAEVSELAKQAMIIEQHYQRPMDIEWAKDGDDGKLYIVQARPETVKSRSSANVMERYLLKEKGTVLVEGRAIGQRIGAGKVRVINDVSEMDKVQPGDVLVSDMTDPDWEPVMKRASAIVTNRGGRTCHAAIIARELGIPAVVGCGNATQVLKDGQGVTVSCAEGDTGFIFEGELGFDIKQNSVDAMPELPFKIMMNVGNPDRAFDFAQLPNAGVGLARLEFIINRMIGVHPKALLNYAGLPPELKESVDKRIAGYNDPVGFYVEKLVEGISTLAAAFYPKKVIVRLSDFKSNEYANLIGGKLYEPEEENPMLGFRGASRYISESFRDCFELECRALKRVRNEMGLTNVEIMVPFVRTLGEASQVVDLLAENGLARGDNGLRVIMMCELPSNAILAEEFLEYFDGFSIGSNDLTQLTLGLDRDSGIIAHLFDERNPAVKKLLANAIAACNKAGKYIGICGQGPSDHPDLAKWLMEQGIESVSLNPDSVLETWFFLAEGQGAA
- a CDS encoding alpha/beta fold hydrolase — its product is MQSSSTLFPVALLSAERRGDLSEDVYRIKAGNSPDPSVELALTRLGLADQGQAFGVPVILLHGSFSNRRFWYSPKGVGLGAYLARAGFDVWIPEMRGHGLSPRNRAWQHNTVAAYARDDLPLIAAFVREQSGQAPHWVGHSLGGTTLAAALGGGFLAAGQVASVALFGTQISRVYWPLKVPPLAWGAKLLLKRWGQISGPRFKRGPEDEPIGLALESMRWHGLFGRFGDKQSDWWAGLAEVDVPLLAVAGAGDFQDPVWACRKLFEQLGGERKQFLRLGREEGFDAFGHVDMLVSKAAQVQVWPLVERWLRNPLLPVHESIVAVEPLPAS
- the rraA gene encoding ribonuclease E activity regulator RraA codes for the protein MQHYVTPDLCDAYPDLVQVLEPMFSNFGGRDSFGGQIVTIKCFEDNSLVKEQVELDGKGKVLVVDGGGSLRRALLGDMLADKAAKNGWEGLVIYGCVRDVDVLIQTDVGVQALASHPMKTDKRGIGDLNVVVTFAGVTFRPGEYVYADNNGVLVSPSPLKMPE
- a CDS encoding zinc transporter ZntB — translated: MFEEDNAQWGLVHALVLDGKGSARPIARTELDDLQLQPEQSLWLHWDRSHPQTRTWLLHDSGLSEFACELLLEENTRPRLLPMADEQLLLFLRGVNLNPGAEPEDMVSVRIFAQAQRVISLRLRPLRASDEILQLLEQGRGPKSASELLLLMGELLTEKVQGLVSDLSELVDLEEEKVEADERYTPENGSLQQIRRRAAGLRRFLAPQREIYAQLSRSKWGWFADADADYWNELNNSLIRYLEELELTRERAALVLESEDRRRSERMNRTMYRFGIITCIFLPMSFITGLLGINVGGIPGAENPYGFLFACLVVLGLAVGQWWMFRRLRWV
- a CDS encoding mechanosensitive ion channel family protein, producing the protein MELDLWTQSLVTAMTALWTKVANFIPNLFGALVVVLLGFVVAKLLDTLLSKLLAKLGLDRLMAGTGLTKMLGRVGIQVPISTLIGKIVYWFVLLIFLVSAAESLGLERVSATLDMLALYLPKVFGAALVLLVGVLLAQVANGLVRGAAEGIGLEYSAGLGRITQGLVIIISISVAISQLEVKTDLLNHVIVIGLITVGLAVALAMGLGSREIAGQILAGIYVRELYQVGQQVRIGEVEGHIEEIGTVKTTLLTDDGELVSLSNRELLEQRVNSR
- the sigX gene encoding RNA polymerase sigma factor SigX, giving the protein MRYDPRELTDEELVARSHEELYHVTRAYEELMRRYQRTLFNVCARYLGNDRDADDVCQEVMLKVLYGLKNFEGKSKFKTWLYSITYNECITQYRKERRKRRLMDALSLDPVEEASEDKAPKPEEKGGLDKWLVHVNPIDREILVLRFVAELEFQEIADIMHMGLSATKMRYKRALDKLREKFAGLDET